In Candidatus Obscuribacterales bacterium, the following are encoded in one genomic region:
- a CDS encoding TetR/AcrR family transcriptional regulator, with protein sequence MMKRHIQEEKSRQTQARITQATIECILVKGIRATSTVDVARQAGVSRGALVHHYPSKTSLMQAALEDLLNREVGSVRDMAMRVKAGELNFDNFLKSLHEHFKGDMYMVTLEYLTNARTDPAIMEVLLPLAARFNDSLERIWEQLVANSEHSSHEKRVALNATLCMMRGMGAQSIWRNDPELYRDMLMFWKQTLLDLGFSASDTKERESRNDSQNFRDPC encoded by the coding sequence ATGATGAAGCGCCACATTCAAGAAGAAAAATCACGTCAGACTCAAGCCCGGATCACGCAAGCAACGATCGAGTGCATTCTTGTAAAGGGTATTCGTGCCACTTCAACAGTTGACGTCGCACGCCAGGCCGGAGTATCTCGTGGCGCCTTGGTGCATCATTACCCATCTAAGACATCATTGATGCAAGCCGCACTAGAAGACCTCCTCAATCGCGAGGTTGGAAGCGTTAGAGACATGGCGATGAGGGTCAAAGCTGGCGAATTAAATTTTGATAATTTCCTGAAGTCACTTCATGAACATTTTAAGGGTGACATGTACATGGTGACTCTTGAATACCTCACTAATGCGCGCACTGATCCCGCCATTATGGAGGTGCTGTTGCCACTGGCGGCAAGGTTCAATGATTCCTTGGAGCGGATCTGGGAGCAGTTGGTCGCGAATTCCGAGCACAGCTCACATGAGAAGCGGGTAGCCTTAAACGCCACCTTGTGCATGATGCGAGGCATGGGAGCACAGAGCATATGGCGTAATGACCCCGAACTCTATCGTGACATGCTGATGTTCTGGAAACAGACCCTGCTTGACTTGGGGTTTTCCGCCTCGGACACCAAAGAGAGAGAGAGCAGG